ATTTGAGGTTTGTGTTTCCATGATAAGTTCTCCATTTTAAATTTAGAAGAAACTTATCAAAACACCGACTCATTAACATAATGTCTCAGACTGAAGGGCTCTCTTCCATTTGTGAGCCAACCCGATAAGCGCGTTAAAAATTATAAAACACACCGAGTTTGGTTTGCCGTTTCATGTTTGCCTATTTCCGCATTATCATTTTCTGTGTTTTTCTCAGTGTTCTCTGTTGTCTCCGTGGGTGGTATTTTACGCATTCACACATATTGTCCAGCCGCAAATCCGGATGCCCAGGCCCATTGAAAATTATGTCCGCCAAGATGGCCGGTTACATCAACCGCTTCACCGATATAATACAGGCCCGGAATTTTCTTAGATTCCATCGTTTTGGACGATAACTCATTGGTGTCGATCCCACCGCACGTCACTTCCGCTTTATCGTAACCCTCCGTGTCAACCGGCAAAACTTTCCAATGGTGAACCGTCTGTGCAATTTTTTTCAGATCTTTGTCAACGTATTGATAAATAGGTTTTACCTCAAAAAAAGTTTCACAAAATTTATCAATAAACCTTTTAGAAAAAAACTGCGCGAGAAAATTATCCAGTTTCATCCTGCTCTGAGCATGAGTTTTCAGAAAATTATATAAATCGGCGTTCGGCAGCAAGTTAATTTCAATGCTATCGCCTGCATTCCAATAGGAAGAAATCTGCAATATAGCCGGTCCGCTGAGTCCGCGATGAGTAAAAAGAATGTTCTCCCTGAATGACACGCCTTTACATACAACCTCAGCGGCAATCGAGACTCCGCTTAAAGCGCCGAATATTGACAAGAATTTCTGATCGCAGACCAGCGGAACAAGCCCTGGTTTTGTCGGAGTAACGGCGAGCTTAAATTGTTTTGCAATACGGTACGCGATATCTGTTGCGCCCATTTTTGGAATGGATAAACCTCCTGTAGCAATCACCATGGAGTCGCAACTATATAAACCACGCCCGGTATGAATCTGAAATTCCTTTTCCTTCTGAATTCGCGAGGCGCCGCAGTTTACTACAATTTCAACTCCCGCCGCAGCACATTCTTTCTGAAGCAGCCCAACAATTTCACGCGCGCTTTCATCGCAGAATAATTGCCCCAACTTTTTTTCGTGGTAGCTAATGCCGTGCTTTTCAATCAGTCGGATGAAGTCAGCCGGAGTGAACCGCGCCAACGCGGATTTACAAAAATGGCCGTTTTGAGACAAGAAATTCTGCGGATTAGAATAGAGATTGGTAAAATTACACCGTCCGCCTCCAGAGATCAGAATTTTATTCCCGATCTTATCCGCATGTTCCAGTAACGCCACGCTGCGTCCGCGCTTCCCTGCTTCGATCGCACACATCAGTCCCGCCGCGCCGGCGCCTATAATGATCACGTCCTTTTTTATGATTGCCATGGCAGAAGTGTATTGATAAAATAACTCTAATGAGATACATTGATCGTATATTCAATATGTCCTTTTTTTTGATTGGAATCTATGAAGATTTTTTGCTGCTTATTCCTGATCTATTTTCTGTCCGGCTGCAGTTCTAATAACATCTCATCGGCTGACAATTTGCCCCGAAAAAGACCCGGAGTATTCAGAGTTGCATTCGGTTCATGTAGCAAGCATAATCGTCCGCAGCCTTTGTGGAAATATATACTCCAAGGTAATCCTGACGTTTGGGTTTGGCTCGGCGACGTGATCTATGCCGACACAAAGAACATGAAACGAATGGCGCGAAAATATCAACTGCAGAAGGCCAACCCCGATTATCAAAAACTTGTCGAGACCATACCTGTCATAGGAATTTGGGATGATCATGATTACGGGAAAAACGGCGCCAACAGAACTTATTCGCAAAAAAGAGAAAGTCAGCGTTTGTTTCTGGATTTTCTGGATGTGCCGGCCGACAGCCCTAGACGCTCTCAGGAAGGAGTTTATGCTTCTTATCTTTTTGGAACTGAAAAAAATCAAATCAAAATCATCCTGCTTGACGAACGCTATTTCCGCGAGCGGAAGGGTGAAAATTCAGATATTCTCGGTGAAATCCAATGGCGATGGTTTGAGAATGAACTCACCGATAGCCGCGCGCAAATTCACCTTATCGGATCCTCCACGCAGATTGTGGGGCGCGATCATTTCCATGACAAGTGGGCTGACTTTCCAAAATCTGAAAAACGTTTGTATGAACTGTTAAAAAGAACACGAGTTAAAAACGTCGTCATACTCGCCGGCGACAGGCATTTCAGCGAAATCTCAAAATTTCAGGATGCGCCGATCGGTTATCCTTTGTATGAAATAACATCGAGCGGCATGACACACCACAAAACCGGTTTTTGGCAGAATCTGTTTCGTCTGGAACAAAACCGTTATCGTATCAGCGGGCCCTTTTATGAACTTAATTACGGTATCGTCGATATTGATCTCGTTGGCCAATTAATTACTTTATACATCTGCGATCAAACGGGAAAAGTTCGATTAAAACAGGAAATCCATTTAGAGGAAATTCAGCCTCATTAGTAACGATGTTTTATGAAAGTCAGCATGAACCAAATAGAAATAAAAAACGCCCGAGAGAATGACATCTCGCTTATTCTAACCTTCATAAAAGAATTGGCGCATTACGAAAAACTCGCGCACGCGGTCGTCGCAACCGAAGAACATCTGCGGGAACATTTATTCGGTACAAATCCAAAGGCGGAAGTAGTTCTCGCCTATTATGAACAAGTACCTGTCGGATTCGCGCTATTCTTTCATAATTTTTCTACGTTTGTCGGCCGGCCCGGTATTTATCTGGAAGATCTGTTTGTTCGAGAAACTATGCGCGGCAAAGGTATTGGTAAAGCTTTGCTTGCCTATCTTGCACATGTGGCCATTGAGCGAAATTGCGGCCGATTTGAATGGGCAGTCTTGGACTGGAATTCACCCGCAATCGAATTTTATAAAAGCCTGGGCGCTGTTCCTGTAGACGATTGGACTATATTCCGCGTTTCCGGCGACGCTCTACAGAATCTGGCCCGGAAAAAATAGGAATGGAAAGGCAATATATCATGGCATCACGTTGGACGTTATCCGGAAAAAGGGCGCTGATCACCGGCGCGACCAAAGGAATTGGAAAGGCGATCGCCGAAGAATTTTTGAGCCTCGGCGCGGAGATCACTATCGTCGCCAGGAAAACAACGGATATAAATCTTCTTCTTCAAACATGGAAAGACATGGGCTATACGGCCGACGGCCTTACTGCTGACGTCAGTCGCGACAGCGATAGGAAAATGATGTTTAACGCTTTGGAAACAAAATGGCAACAATTTGATATTTTGGTCAACAACGTCGGTACGAATATTCGCAGGAAAGCTACAGAATATTCTTCAGAAGACTATGACCACATTCTCAATACCAATATGCGTTCGGCGTATGACCTATGTATGTTATCTTACCCTTTTCTGAAGAAATCAGGTTCCGGGTGTATAGTCAATATCTCCTCAGTTGGCGGTTTGACTGCGCTGAAAACAGGCGCTATTTACGCAATGACCAAAGCCGCCTTGATTCAACTTTCAAAAAACCTGGCCATCGAATGGGCGGCTGACAACATTCGGGTTAATTCCATCGCTCCGTGGTATATCCGAACCCCTTTGGCCGAAACGGTTCTGCAAAATCAAGACTATTTGAAATCCGTATTGTCACGAACACCGATGAACCGGATTGGTCAACCGAGTGAAGTTGCATCGGCTGCCGCTTTTTTCTGCATGCCGGCCGGGTCTTATATAACCGGGCAATGCCTTGCCGTTGATGGAGGATTCAGTGTTTTTGGTTTTTAAGATGCTTTTCTGTATTTGATGCTTGAATTCGTCGCCCTTCATTTGAATTTGAAAACACTTTCCCTGCCTCCAAAACCAAAAAAATCCTTGATATATAACGATTTATAATCTATATTTTTGTTTAAATTGAGTCTTTATAACTGAAATTTTGTCAGTGGAAAACTTATGGCACAATTACGGTCAGTTGCGGGTAAACTCATAGTTTTTAGTGCGCCTTCAGGAACAGGGAAAACGGCGATCAAGAACGAACTTGTTAAAAAGGACCCGACACTTGTTTTTTCCATTTCTGCGACCACACGGGAGAAACGGGAAGACGAACATGACGGTAAGGATTATTATTTTATCAGTGAAGAGGAGTTCAAAGATCATATTGAACACAATGATTTTATTGAATACGATCACCATTTCGGAAATTATTACGGCACCTTGCGAATGGCGGTGGAACCGGATCTAAAGGTCGGTTGTAATGTGATCATGGACATTGACGTCAACGGCGCGCTCACCGTTAAGAAAAATTTTCCGGATCAATCGGTCTTGATTTTTATTAAACCGCCTTCCATGGAAGAACTTAAGAAACGACTCATGGCGCGTGGAACTGAAAATGACGAAAACCTGAAAGTGCGCCTTGCGCGGGTTGCTGAAGAAATGGATAAAGCGCATCATTTTGATCATGTCGTGATCAACGATACCATTGAACGCGCAGCAAACGAGATCTTAGACATTATTCGTAAGTGATGGAATGAACCAGACTCCGATACAGGCCGAGAATTTAAGAAATTTTGTATTGGCCAATGACGAAACTGAGATTGAAAACAACCTTGATGAAATAGGCGATACCATCGGGCTAATTGGACGTTCAGCTTCGATTAAATCGGTTGTTCGTGACATTTGCAAAATTGCCCCATCTGATGTTGCCGTTCTCATCATCGGTGAAAGCGGCACCGGCAAAGATATATCGGCGAAAGCCATCCATCAGCTTAGCCACCGCCGAAATCGCCCTCTCGTTATAGTCAATAGCGGCGCAATCGCAGAAGGTATACTCGAGAGCGAACTTTTCGGACATGAACGAGGCGCTTTTACGGGCGCGGTGTCGGAGCGTAAAGGATATTTTGAAACGGCTAACGGCGGAACCGTTTTTTTAGATGAAATCGGCGATATGCCGCTTGTAACACAGGTGAAACTCCTGCGTGTATTGGAATCCGGCGAATTTATTAAGGTTGGAGGCTCGGTTGTCAAAAAGTCAGATGTGCGTGTGATCGCGGCAACTAACCGAAATCTGGAACAAATGGTTCGGCGTGGCGAGTTTCGTAAAGATCTGTACTACCGGCTTAAGGCAATTACGTTGAACATAGCGCCATTGCGCGCGCGGCGGGAAGATATTCCGATACTTGTTGAAAAATTCATTCGGTCATTCAGTCTCCAGACGCACGGATCTTTTAAAGGATTTTCGCCAGAAGCCATGGATATGATTACCCAGTACCGCTGGCCTGGAAACGTAAGGGAATTAAAAAATTTTGTAGAAAGTTTGATCACGCTCAAAAGGGGCGACATCGTTACGCCGTCTGATGTGACCAATAATTTGCAGAATTTCAGAGATATTGATGCGCTCAACGAAGACGAACCGGATAATACGCGCTTGCCGGTTGCCATGCATGTGACTCCTGAACAGGCGGAACGGGAATTATTATATCGGACCTTGCTGTCGCTCAAACAGGACATTACGGATATTAAACACTTTCTTGCGGCAAAATTTGGCGGTTCCGCCTCCGGGTTGTCAAGCCACGCGTCTTCGCCTATGATCTTTGACAAAAAAATTTCTGAAAGCAAAGTGGTCGAACCGGAAATTTATAATGTAGATGAATCGCCCGAACGTGAAACGATGGACGTCGGAGAGGCAGAGAAGGAACTGATCATTAAAGCGTTGAAAAGATATGATAGCAAAAGAAGCGCCGCGGCCAAAGCGCTCGGACTATCCGAACGAACGCTGTACCGTAAGATCAAAGAATATAACCTGGACTTATAATGAACCCGATCCGTCGTAAAAATTATTTTGA
The sequence above is drawn from the bacterium genome and encodes:
- a CDS encoding NAD(P)/FAD-dependent oxidoreductase, with amino-acid sequence MIKKDVIIIGAGAAGLMCAIEAGKRGRSVALLEHADKIGNKILISGGGRCNFTNLYSNPQNFLSQNGHFCKSALARFTPADFIRLIEKHGISYHEKKLGQLFCDESAREIVGLLQKECAAAGVEIVVNCGASRIQKEKEFQIHTGRGLYSCDSMVIATGGLSIPKMGATDIAYRIAKQFKLAVTPTKPGLVPLVCDQKFLSIFGALSGVSIAAEVVCKGVSFRENILFTHRGLSGPAILQISSYWNAGDSIEINLLPNADLYNFLKTHAQSRMKLDNFLAQFFSKRFIDKFCETFFEVKPIYQYVDKDLKKIAQTVHHWKVLPVDTEGYDKAEVTCGGIDTNELSSKTMESKKIPGLYYIGEAVDVTGHLGGHNFQWAWASGFAAGQYV
- a CDS encoding sigma-54-dependent Fis family transcriptional regulator, translating into MNQTPIQAENLRNFVLANDETEIENNLDEIGDTIGLIGRSASIKSVVRDICKIAPSDVAVLIIGESGTGKDISAKAIHQLSHRRNRPLVIVNSGAIAEGILESELFGHERGAFTGAVSERKGYFETANGGTVFLDEIGDMPLVTQVKLLRVLESGEFIKVGGSVVKKSDVRVIAATNRNLEQMVRRGEFRKDLYYRLKAITLNIAPLRARREDIPILVEKFIRSFSLQTHGSFKGFSPEAMDMITQYRWPGNVRELKNFVESLITLKRGDIVTPSDVTNNLQNFRDIDALNEDEPDNTRLPVAMHVTPEQAERELLYRTLLSLKQDITDIKHFLAAKFGGSASGLSSHASSPMIFDKKISESKVVEPEIYNVDESPERETMDVGEAEKELIIKALKRYDSKRSAAAKALGLSERTLYRKIKEYNLDL
- a CDS encoding alkaline phosphatase family protein, with product MKIFCCLFLIYFLSGCSSNNISSADNLPRKRPGVFRVAFGSCSKHNRPQPLWKYILQGNPDVWVWLGDVIYADTKNMKRMARKYQLQKANPDYQKLVETIPVIGIWDDHDYGKNGANRTYSQKRESQRLFLDFLDVPADSPRRSQEGVYASYLFGTEKNQIKIILLDERYFRERKGENSDILGEIQWRWFENELTDSRAQIHLIGSSTQIVGRDHFHDKWADFPKSEKRLYELLKRTRVKNVVILAGDRHFSEISKFQDAPIGYPLYEITSSGMTHHKTGFWQNLFRLEQNRYRISGPFYELNYGIVDIDLVGQLITLYICDQTGKVRLKQEIHLEEIQPH
- a CDS encoding GNAT family N-acetyltransferase; translated protein: MNQIEIKNARENDISLILTFIKELAHYEKLAHAVVATEEHLREHLFGTNPKAEVVLAYYEQVPVGFALFFHNFSTFVGRPGIYLEDLFVRETMRGKGIGKALLAYLAHVAIERNCGRFEWAVLDWNSPAIEFYKSLGAVPVDDWTIFRVSGDALQNLARKK
- a CDS encoding guanylate kinase → MAQLRSVAGKLIVFSAPSGTGKTAIKNELVKKDPTLVFSISATTREKREDEHDGKDYYFISEEEFKDHIEHNDFIEYDHHFGNYYGTLRMAVEPDLKVGCNVIMDIDVNGALTVKKNFPDQSVLIFIKPPSMEELKKRLMARGTENDENLKVRLARVAEEMDKAHHFDHVVINDTIERAANEILDIIRK
- a CDS encoding SDR family oxidoreductase, which gives rise to MASRWTLSGKRALITGATKGIGKAIAEEFLSLGAEITIVARKTTDINLLLQTWKDMGYTADGLTADVSRDSDRKMMFNALETKWQQFDILVNNVGTNIRRKATEYSSEDYDHILNTNMRSAYDLCMLSYPFLKKSGSGCIVNISSVGGLTALKTGAIYAMTKAALIQLSKNLAIEWAADNIRVNSIAPWYIRTPLAETVLQNQDYLKSVLSRTPMNRIGQPSEVASAAAFFCMPAGSYITGQCLAVDGGFSVFGF